Within Paralichthys olivaceus isolate ysfri-2021 chromosome 14, ASM2471397v2, whole genome shotgun sequence, the genomic segment ACATCCCTGGGCAGTTTAGCTCTCCCTCTACTGGTTATCATGAGCATTTCATAGGGGTACACCTTCAGAAGGAGACACTCGTCAGTGAACAGGTCAAACCTACAAGCTAGAGTCAAGCTGCAAAAACCTTACAAACCATTTCTTATTTAGCCCAACTATAAAATTTGGAGACTTTGACACAGGGAACACTGGGTGGGAGAACAGGTATGTGACAGGAGGCTGACTGGGAGTGAGAGCTTGATATTGTTTTTGGTTGTCAGGGAAATGCGGGGTGTTACGGTGTGAACACTTATTTTTGGGTGTAGACACGTGCAATAGATTAGGTAAGGGCAAGAACATGAGATATTTAAcagtctgtatgtatgtatatctttaatgcaaactaaaataaaaaacaccatcAGTCATGTAAGTTCAATAAATCCACTTGGGAGTGATTGTCCTGGTGCATTTTCTACATTTCTATATAGCTAATCCCATCTGTACAGGAATAAATGAGAGTTAGCATTTTAGCGGAAATGCTCAGTAATAAGCAACTAGAAGTTCTTCGAGGCCTCTGACCAACTCATATCCACACAGTTATGTGTACACTCCCTTATATACTAGACAGTATATAGTGATATGAGTTGTTCGGATGACAATCTGGGCGTTGGATTCTCCACTGTATGCTGCATACAGTATCCAGCCACTGTAAGTTAAAAGCTATGTGAAGATGAGCATGGAGAAGCCAGCATGCTGTAAGCACTACAGAGTGACTCGGCAGCTCCTGAAGCAGCATGCTAAATCAGGAACCCAGCAAATGTGAGTCTTTCACTTCcagtaaatctgttttttatcaTCTCCCTATTTCTACCACAAATGTCACCACGCCATGAGGGCGAACACAACTagctgattatttttatttcaccctgTTCGTTTGGACTCATCTCTTTGTCTTGGTCAAATTGTCGAGACTTTCTCTAAATTAGATGTGACAATATCCTTATTTTCAAGTTAAAAGGGCACTTTTTAATCAGCAGtataataaaaatgtccaacatgttttttgtgtggaTTACATTGCTGTCATCAgtacaaaaagaagaagatacTTGCTTTTGGTTCCAACATATTAGGCATAGATACTCCCCTGTCCATCCTTGCAAGTGCTGCACGGCCATCCTTAATGTGCTAAAGAATagaacatacacaaatgtaatatAGTGGAAGGGGTAATGGCATGAATATGTCCACGAATGGCAGTGGGCACAGTTTTCATTGGATGGAGCAAGTAGCTTTGATGCTATTCTAGAAGTTAATAAAGATGGGCAGTCGTTTACATGTTTTCTGAATgtctctggagttttttttctctatatatgatttgaaatgtgacattaaGCTTGAGTCATAACACTGGATAACAACACACAGAACAAGACATGAGGCGATGGTTGTACATTGCATTTACAGTTTACTGGTTCAGCTACTGGGCAGTGCATGTTTTGGCCACTAGTAAAATCACTGCACTGCAAACCCCGTAGTTGACAATTAATCAAACAGTGACGCAAGCAAGTAGCAGGAGTTGCCTGTGGGCATTCAGGGCAAAGTATCTCTTGCAACCCAGGAGCAAGCAAATGTATGATGCAAGGGGAGGAAGCATGCCATGTGAGAAAGCAGATGAGAGACATACCTGAAACTCTGCAGGACAAAATGGGACAGAAAATGAGACTCACAGTTAATGGTTTTGCTGTCATATCCCCCCGCCAGGCTTCTATCTACAACACTGCTGTCCCTGACCAAACATTGTGTGAATAATTATGCCAAGTATTTTTATAGTTCAAAATGCACTTCCATTTATTGTGTACACTTAGCAAGCCATTTCTGAGTACCGATGCTGAACAGCTCTGGTGAAATTGGCCAGAGATTTACTTGGTGGCCATATTAGTGAGCTCTCACCTCTGCCTCCCCCACACATGTCGCTGTAGCTGTTGTACTGGGTGAAGTCCGTGGACTGGGGCTGCCGAAGCACAGGGAGCAATACATCAACACAGACGTGGATATTTTGTTCCAGACCAGAATGATATTTAAAGGGTAATTCTCAACCTGGGTATTTTAGGTACTCAACCTCGTATTTTTCAACCCTATGTTTATCAATGTGAGTTGAATTCTGGAATTCGCCTTTAAATTCACAACAGTCTATAAAACATGGAAAGAATTACTGTTTCTGCCACTGGAGCcaagaaaaagtaaaatcaacAATCAATTTCTAAtgacttcatgtgtgtgttacataaaCAGCATGAATATAGAATGTATCATATGATCCAACTGTAAATATGAGCAGGGGTCTCACCCGATGTAGCCCATTCCTTCCATAGCCCGGcaaagagtttgtttttgttggtgaAGTTGGATCTGAAACATAAACATTGTTGAAATTGAGGAACATAAACATCTAGAgcaaattaatttatttataaatttGCTATTCAACAATCCAGACCAGACACAAATAGGTGCACAGGTCTTGTGTTCCTGTACATTGCTGACAACTCAAGAGCGTATTAGCTGATGAAGCTGCTCCGTACCTGCGTCACAGTTGCTCTGTTTAGGGTCGTAGCGCTGAGCAGAGAGACTACGTGCGTGACGCTCCCtgatctgttgtttttccatctCCTCCTTCAGAATGAGCTTTCCTAAACCAGACTgaatctaaacacacacacgtttaattaatttacagaacatacacacataagCATCAGtctataaaataaacatgaacaaTACAAAGCATGCATCTCAGGCACATGATATCCAAATATGCATTACCACTCGTACATATAGTTTCCAGAAGGTTTATGATTAATGTGGAATATACTTTAACTACAATAACAAAGACAGTGTGTATTTACATTAGCTTTAGTTGCTGTTTCAATATTGACCTTGTTGAGATGTTCCTCCTGGAGCTGCTTTCTTTTCAAggcctcttcttcttcgtcttctctGGATCGTCTCCTCCCTTCTGAACCTATGGGTACTGTACACAAGCCAAGAAAGttacagagaacacacacacacatctctctagTGTAAAGCCATGCTTCATGTGTACTTGTTTAgtacaaaagaagaaaatgcttCAGTGACAGTTCAAGTTTAGAGAATGGCAGAAAGCTTTAGCTGCTTCGTTGGGCTGTATAGAGCAgtgaggaacacacacagtagGTGGACGATAGAACACAAATGAGAGACAGAGTTGACGAGACAAACATAAGGACTTATTGGAATATTTGGCTGCACTGACACGACGGATGTTTAAACTCCATCAGTCATGTCGAGATTTGACCGGATGTTAAATACACAGAACAGCACGATgtaagacagacacacaaaaggtCAGTTTGAAGTCAGTCTCAGTTATCTCTGTCCTAGTCATTTGTGGCACTGTTGCGTACAGCTAGAGCACCAGTCATGTGCAGCAGGTGAACACAAAGTGGCGGAACTGATGCCACCTCAAGCAGAAAATAACACGGCTGCAACAGAAACCAAACCGCATGTCCGCTTTAGTGCAAGCAAAACTGAAAAGCAGGTTACGGTGACGCCTGAGTAACAGCCTGAGCTCTGAGAGAAGCAGGGATGCATTTAAGCTTTTGGGGGGGGCAGCTGGTAAAGGAGAGTTAGGTGTCTGTTGAACCCCTGCAAGCATCGGGAGCCTACTGTACCTAATACAGTGAGAGAGTAGGGCCAACGGTCGCCCTCACTCCGCGAGCTGTCATCCGGAGAGGGAGCATGGGCTGCGGGGAAGGTGGCGgatctgatgatgtcatcagccgACTTGCTTTGAAGTGCTATGGCAGCTGTATCTATAGGTTGGTAATCATGGGAACTGATCTATCAGTGTCAGGGTCACAGTGTCAAACCAACAGTTAACATCATAGAACCATCTTAGTCTTGGTTCATCTTGGTTTAAGATAAAAGCCTTGCACAGTGCAAAACATGTCTTTCCTAACAAGTCACTGGATATTAGATAGAGCcctaaaatcaaacaaatagaCAAACTGTCTTTGGGTGAGAGTCAGTGTGGTTCTAAGGATGTTTTTGCTGACATCAGGTCAGAAAATACTCCAGCTGCAGTATATTCTACACAAGTCAAATTTTCTCGCGCCGTtaccattttcttttcaaatccaTCCTAAAACAAGACTATGCAACTCCTGATCAAAGGTTGATTCTAGAAGAAATATCACTTTTGCTGCTGAAGCCTTTCTTGAAGCAGCGTTCCATAATGATGCGCGTAGCAAACAGCTCTTGACTAGTTAAGGCTAAAAATAGGCATCAATTAGAATGACACTAAAGTGGAAGCGATAACTCTCCTTACATCTCAGGACAGACTTCTGTCCCACAAAGGAtatgacattttctgtgtgcATTCATCTTGTAATTAGACAATCGGCCGTTGCATCTTATTGTGTCTGTTAATTTCTTAGACATGGTTGCATCACCTTTGACAAAGGCTGGGTACAGGTCAAGCAGAGCAGGAAGCAGTGCCTCTGACAGGTGACTGGAGATAAAGTGTTCTTGTGAGTGCACAGATTTATCATTGACTATTCGTGTAAGTAACAATTATACTGCTGGATAACCTGCTAggtccagacttttttttattacactaccttgatgtttcatgtttattcAGTTTACATATTTACAGTTATCCATGTACATAACATACAAGTATTCTACTTCTCATATTATTTCCAGGTGTAAATCTGTAGTAAGTTTGAAACAGCGTACTGAGGCCTGAAAATGAAGGATTCtgttttcactgggttgtttcATTGCTTGTTAATAGTAAATATTTGAACAGCTACCATACATGTGATTTGCATGTTCCTCAATACTGCACTAGTGACGTGTATACAGTTAATTCTAAGGGCTAATACTACTTCTTCAGTCAGAGAGGTAAAGATGTCTAGGCAGAGAGCAGCGAGACATACTACGGGACACACTTTAAGCACAGGAAAGACAGGCAGCATGAAATCATGAGACAGGACAGACACTGTGAGATTAATTACTTGGTGCATTTTCTAGGTTGACTGCTTTTGGGGGGAGGATGCTGGAGTCAATTGGTTTGTCTGATAGTTTGGGCGGATTTTCAGATGTTTAGGGTCGAATGCAGCCCATCTTTAGTTTTAGAGagatttcaaacaatatcaATGAAAGCATTGAGCTCTGCTTCACCATCTGTAAAAGCCACTGCACACAACAGCTTCTTGTATGGTATGCCCACTAGAGGCTAATATGGTCTAAACCtactttttaatcacatttgaCTAGGTTGAGTTCACCTTTTCTGCTTAgttacattttcacagatatGGTTATCACAAAAGTAAAACAAGATTATAACACCCAAGGGTCTCGAGCAAAAGTTACACAATCTCGTTTTAAGAAATGACTCGTTGTGACATTACTCCTGTGACTTGTCAAGATGGACAGAGTGCAGCGTAAAACAAGCTCcgggtcagacagaagaggattGGAGACAGACTTCAAACAgtgctcacacactgacactgggGGTGAGTGCATggttaaatgaaaacacagtttcagGTGATTAACAAAAGCACTTTCACTTAAGAACCAAGCTCTATAACATCATCACCAAGTGGTTCCCAAAGTTTTTATTATGAGGTTCCCCCACAGTCCTATCAGATATCCACAAACTCTTCCACACTCAAAATGTACAGTGctactgaatatatttttatataactgACTTGTCATTGTTTCAACCATTGACCTATTAAGTTTAGCAAAATATTTCAACCTGTTATCCATTACTTTGAGCTATTTCCACGATTTATCCATCACTTATTGCAATTTTTACTCTTAGCTTCTTGTTTAGGATTCTGCATTTGCTTGCTCACCTTTCATGCACTCTTACATCCAATCACACATAGTGTTTTTTAGTGTTACGGCTGAATTAATAAGTGGATAAcgttttttaatcaaattataaTTTCTATTTATTCAAATGGGTTGAGCTACTCCACAGTCTTCTACCCCCTGGAAATTGCAGTAGTACTGGATATAAACTAACCCTGGTGGAGAATCACATCACCAATAGTGTAACTTTGGAGTAGGgctcacagacagacatttttcttttcagtttttacagaTACAAGATACTCTGAATTTAAATGATAATAAGGAAAGTTACCGTGTTGTTTGTAGATGGGTGGTTTTCTGTAGATGTTGATCCCCTgatctgaaaacatttaaatatagaCAGAAAAGACATTTACTGGATATACAGAGTgcagctatttaaaaaaaaattaaaaatagattGGGATTAAATTAACTGGCACCCTCTTCTTGTGATAGATCTGTACAGTCATGAAAGAAGAGGGGAGAAAGCAATCCCAAACAAAGtataatgagagagagagagactgatagatagagagactgatagatagatagatagatagatagatagatagatagatagatagatagatagacagacagacagacagacagacagacagacagacagacagacagacagacagacagacagatagatagatagatagatagatagatagatagatagatagatagatagatagatagatagatagcaaGATAGAGGGGGAGAGCAGTGACAGGGTGCGCTCCAGCTCCTACCTGGGAGGTGGAAATGTTTAGGGGTCTGAGAGAGAGGCGGAGTGACCGGCCGGCTGTCAGGCCTGAGCGGGAGTGGGGAGCTCCGGCCACTTGGTGGGTCAGTGCCTCCAGTGAGAACAACCAAGAACAGAACATAAGCAAGCGGGATAATAGAGGGGAACCACAGTATGAACGTTGCAACACACCAGGACCAACGGGACCAGTCGACGTCACTTTGAGCGGATGGGAGACAGAATTCTGTTTGGTTCTGATAAATGCAGTTAATGGAGCTGAGCTCTATGTGGAGGATGAAGGTAGGAAAGCGGatcaaagcagcagagtttaaaaTAGCCAGATTAAATGCTGTATGAAGTATTAAGTCGGTTCAGCTGTTGTATAATATGAGTTCACAGTTTGGCAAAAGTTAAGAAATGAAaatttcccagcatgcaaaGGCAAACTTATATTACAAAACCTGACATTTTTATCTCTTCCTCGAGTTTACTAGAGTCAGGAGACTGATTCagaaaatgccaaaaaaaaaaggcttccATCATCCAACATTCAGGGAAGTATCAGTTTGGATGTAGGATttggattattattatgtgCATGCAAAGCTGCAAACACAGCGACTGTCTTTATCTTTGGCAGAGGCTGTGTTAGTCAGAGGTGAAGTTAGTGCCTTGGCTGGATGGGTTTACCAATGTCATGGGTTTGACCATTCAGGGATGAAGTTCTATTGTAATGAAAAAATGAAGATGGATCCAGAGCAGCTGATGTGGCATAGAGGGGGAGGAGGCATCCCGGGTGATGATGGAGATGACGTTTTGCCTTGAGGGGTGGGTGGCAAAGAGTTGAGTGGGGCCCTTACCTTGGCTATGGGGGAGGAAGTGGTGTCTGAAAGGGGAGTTGGGGCGGGAGTCACTATTTCTGGAGCCCACACTGTTACTGCACAGGGAGGAGCAGAGCTTCTGCATGCCTGTCAGAGCCTCTGCAGTGAGGGAGTGACAGGGGGACAAAACCCCAGGACCAGGCAGCAGAGGTGGACAATGTGGGGGAGGAGATAGAGGGTGAGAAGGTGAGGGAAGATATGCGGGAATCAAATGtcgaaaaaaaggaaataaaagacagGCAGTGAGTGAGGGGTAAGGTGTCTTCAAGATGAGCAGTAAGAAACAAGGAAGAGTAATAATCTTTTTAACGGAAAGAATCGTAAACAAAAAGTTGTGTTCTTTAAGGTTGTTATCCTGCAAAAGGAGGGACAGTTCATCAAGTGAAACTCTTCTACATCTACCGTGACCCTAACAACTATCATCTTCCTAAGATCTCATCTATACATGTCCATGTCTGATATCACTGTAATATacatggacagacacacacacagacacacacagacacacacacacacacatacacacatacacacactaacctTAGCCTAACCATAACCATTAACCTTAACCATAACATAAACTTAACTTCAATGTCTTTTTTGATAATTTACATTAACCCTTACCCCATAAAGAATACAAGTCCCCTTAGTATGAcaatgtaaacagatttaggtccccacagcatgagtaatacctggaccacacacacacacacacacacatgcaatggCACACACTGCATACACACAAGTACTCACCTGGCCTGTGAAAATGCTGTGGGGACCGTGACAAGGTTGGGGTGTAACCATGGCGATTATAAACTGGTGATCCTATGGAGCCCTGACTTGTCGACCTTTGGAGGATGCGTTCCCTTCTGTCGTAGGTGccctgacatacacacacacgcacgcacacacacacacatattattttattacatatgGTATTAGGGTTGCAATCAGGGGACAGGGAATTTGACAAAATGATGCTTACCTCAGCAGGTGGGGTTGGTGACATGTTCCTTGAGGACTAGAAAGAATCAAACAAGTCTGAATTACAGCTTTGTCAGTTAATCTAGATAATGTTGGACTGCTCCACACAGCCAGAAGTGAATATCATAGCATTAACGGGCTATAAAAACACCCCTCATGACTTATCTGCTGACCTTCCACATTTTTGGTTTCTACAAGGCACACAGCCTCATTTTTATGTGACACACACCTTGCATGCTGTTATTCCTTTGCAATGTAGGGTCATTCGTAATCATCAGCACATGCTGACGTATCTTACCTTGTCATCGGGCAGCGGGGAGCGTTCCCTCCTGGCAGTGTGGAGCTGTGAGGGAGACAGAAGGTCAGTACTGCGTAAAAGCTTATTTAGTAATATCACACAATCTGTAAAGACCCCCGTGTGTTCATTTATATCTCTAGAGGAAAGTCACACGCCAAGGCAAACAGATGATCATTTGAAGAGTATTTGTCTTTTTGCACAGTTCTGTTTGTGCATAAAGTTAGAGTGCATGCAGGAAAGAAAGCAtgcagtctgtgtgtttacctctCCCACActctctcgtctctcctctctctcatccaggGAGGTGCTGTACATAGGTTCATAGGTAATAAGATCAGGACGCTCAATGTCATAAATGGCTTTGACTTTTGGAATAGCAGCTAGGTCTCTGTAATCAAGGATCTCATTGTCTACTTTTGCCTAGGGAGACAAATAAAGacattgtacacacacacacacacacacacacaagagtaaAGGGAGATTACTACAGTAATACAGTGCTATCAATGAACAAGGTGCAACTGTTGTTATAACAATACGGATGAGGTTATGTctggagagacagagcagctAAGCGTAGCTCTGCATCATATCTTACATAGATCGTGTGACCCGGTGAGCCCGGTATGCTTGAACCAGGTCTGGAACAAATACTCTCGGATGACGACCTCGTAGGCTGTGAGAGGAAAATACACAAGTGGCTATTAGTCACAGTCAtaactgtttctgtttgtctgtcaagCTGTTGGTCTCCCATGATCCGCAGCCCCCTGTCATCTGCACATCACCCTGAGATTATCACCCAAAACACAATTCATTTCACCGTTTAGCCTTAATACTACATGAGCGATGAAGAggaaatatatttatgtttcatgAATTGCATGAAGTACGTTTGAAATACCAACATGTCATCTCGTGATTGGGTCATTCATTTGCAAATTTGCAAAGTGAATGAGACTGTAGTGCTGTGATTGTATGCTCTAAAGAACCCCATGCCTGCTGATGGGAGATGAACAGTTTGGATGGCAGCAGCAGGTCTGAATGTAGAGTAATTAAATGAGATTTTCACTAATGGTTTAAATGGGGATTTTAGAAAAAGGCAAATTAGACGAGTCTgctccttcaaatgtgtctttgcttCATGCACCTCTGATATGAGCACACAAGACTGAATGGCCTCGTATGACACAAAGAGAAGGGCACTGCAGGCTGTCTCCAGAAGATGGCAGCATACAGTGCATTGTGTCCTATGTACAGTATATGGTGAAGGAACACAGGATGATGCCATCTCATAGCCAATAGCGAATACAGTAcctgcctttctgttttttggagGAATAAGAGGGACGGAGGCAATAGCTgtggaggaagggagagggggGGTTCACAGGACATCACACAGGGGTTGTGCCGCTCCAGCCTGACTCACAGTTCACATACGTACATCAAAGCCAACATGTCCACATGTAAATATGCACATGAACAAgtatttcaacacacacacacacacacacacacacacgtaatggcacacactcacacgacACCACCTGAATAGTCAAATGCCACAGTGGGATAGTTTAGCAGTACAGCAGGAGTGGTTCAGAATCGCTTGTTACATATTCTGAATTTTTCTCTTTTCGAGTAAAACACCGTCATGAGACATGAACAGTAAGGGGCTTTCAGTCAGGACAAAGTCAAGGACAATGGAGTCAGTGACAGACAAATTCCTACCCGctccctgtgtctctcctctgttctgGTCGTGTTCTTGCAGCCGGGATGCCAAACTGTGgatcctgaggaggaggagttcaAATATTTAGAACAACAgatatatatgcaaataaagaatattcacagaaatgtttaatgtatttCCACACATGACGAGATGTGATTAATTCATTCTGTGACACACTGTCAGCACTAGGTGAGCTGTCAATGCAACATTGATCATAGTGGGAATCACAACAATGTTCTTATGCGCTAACATATCCACAGACTAGCAGCCAATTAAAAATTAGTAATATCACACATTTGGGAATATTACACCATCAGTGCttgaaataaaatatctatTAAAGCCAGACAGATATATATGTTGACCCTATAAAAAAACAGCCTATATGAGccttttcacagacatatcgGCACAGTGCTGaataaacaatacagaaaagatgtgcatttatgtttatataggctatgtaaaaaaaatcaagttctTTATATTtggtggtgttttcatttcatttactgatgatataatatataatattatatcatACAATAAAGTATAATACCATTTGTGGTTAAATGGTCAAATATCAAGACTCAggaacatttctttgtcattaagGGTTTGAACCTCTTAGGAATTATTGTCaaattattactttttaaatatatcatcCGACATATCATTATCTCCTAATATCTCTATCGTCTTCAGCcctaaataatacatttctgaAGTGCTCTAATATCTATTATATCAAATTAAGATTGCTTGTAATAAGtatatgttttatatcatttaaCTTTCGGCCTACTGGTCTATGAACACAATGGAATTAAGTCTTGGGCTTTTTTCCAAACTACCTTATTTGACAAGAAACGAGTGTTTGCATAACAAATGCAGAAGATTCCACATAATGTGTCGACAACCTGGATAAAATTAACTATTTCTTGCCACACaatgtcatctgcacaacataTAGCAGATATAACTTGGaaccacaaaataaataataacaattttCCTCATTTTATATGCCAATCTACATATATTTACTTGTTGCTTGTCGTACTATTGTACCAATAACACTAATATACCACATCTAATCCCTTTGTTAATGGATTTCATTCCTGAGCTTTACTTAACCTCTGAACGAGCTTCAGTTTCAGCTCAGTATCTGGTTTTCATGTGACAGTGAGGACACGGGTTGGTTAGCTCACCTTGCAGATacatctcctctccctctgtgaacATCTGGTTGCACCTGCTGCATCTCGCACAGCTAGGGTGGTAGTGCTTATCTCCTgcctggaaaacacaaaagagcaCAAATGGACTTGACATCATAGAAAATGATGTGTGCAGTTGAGTGAGCAAGGCAGAGCTGCAACTTCCAGGAAATAAACCCAGTGGTCCAACTGCTCTCAGCTCTCTCATCCTTCCTCTGTAACACACAAGCCCTGTTTGTGCAATGAAGAGTTTCATCAGATCCTGTGCCCTGGAAACAGCTCTCTGTTCCTCCAACTTTAAAAGTGAACTCAAGACCAAGCTTTTTCGtctggctttaaaaaaaatatatttccatttatctatattttaagcttttttaatatttggtATCTCTTTTTTAATTCACTTCCTTGATTATTTTCGGTTTACTTAATATATTTTTCGTCTATTCTCTCtgaagattttttaaaaatctctttcattcacctttctgtttatttctattCGGTTCACTGATTTGTGGGTTAAGACCCACACAGGTTTTATGCCTGGGACCCCCGGCTGGTCAGTTGAGGCTGGGGAGGCCTCTAGATAAAAGGTGGGTCATCTTCGCGAGACGCGGGTGGGTCCAGTTGCTTCCGGGCACTTCTACAaaagggtgttttttttttattcaggacCACCATGACGCTGGCCAGTTTGACAGAGTTAACCTGCTTTCAGACATCTGAGTGTTTCTCTTTATGAAAACCTGCGTAATGAAATCCAGTAAAACGATCTGACAGCAACAGAGGCTCAATTCCCACTGATGTGGCAATTTGCATGCAGAGTGCTCCATTATAAACGCCCGTGTGACTTTGACTGGGGGATGATAGATACCCAAATGAAACTTTGCCTGCTCTATAACAACCCTCAGTAACAGGCAAGTGGCCTCTCAGAGATACGGAGCCACCGACTAATGTTTGCATTGACCTTttactgtataaaaaaaaaaacat encodes:
- the LOC109632351 gene encoding actin-binding LIM protein 1 isoform X6, yielding MPTLPNLNSLGKLCSSSRSQNVDRVRVKRKSSVKRMSIIEDGHVAEVLYLIPKLYMEQLPYLDPNDYYLSERLNDVATVAHAQDTNHHSTEKPLIQCYKCGEPCKGEVLRVQNKHFHLKCFTCKVCGCDLAQGGFFMKNGEYLCTLDYQRMHGTRCNGCGDFVEGEVVTALGKTYHPACFVCTICKRPFPAGDRVTFNGKDCLCQYCVEPMSPGPKDILGSSNCAGCGRDIKNGQALLALDRQWHLGCFKCKACNKVLTGEYISKDGAPYCEKDYQIHFGVQCEACHQFITGKVLEAGDKHYHPSCARCSRCNQMFTEGEEMYLQGSTVWHPGCKNTTRTEERHRERLLPPSLLFLQKTERQPTRSSSESICSRPGSSIPGSPGHTIYLHTARRERSPLPDDKSSRNMSPTPPAEGTYDRRERILQRSTSQGSIGSPVYNRHGYTPTLSRSPQHFHRPEALTGMQKLCSSLCSNSVGSRNSDSRPNSPFRHHFLPHSQGTDPPSGRSSPLPLRPDSRPVTPPLSQTPKHFHLPDQGINIYRKPPIYKQHDTAAIALQSKSADDIIRSATFPAAHAPSPDDSSRSEGDRWPYSLTVLVPIGSEGRRRSREDEEEEALKRKQLQEEHLNKIQSGLGKLILKEEMEKQQIRERHARSLSAQRYDPKQSNCDADPTSPTKTNSLPGYGRNGLHRPQSTDFTQYNSYSDMCGGGREFQVCLSSAFSHGMLPPLASYICLLLGCKRYFALNAHRQLLLLACVTV
- the LOC109632351 gene encoding actin-binding LIM protein 1 isoform X11, giving the protein MPTLPNLNSLGKLCSSSRSQNVDRVRVKRKSSVKRMSIIEDGHVAEVLYLIPKLYMEQLPYLDPNDYYLSERLNDVATVAHAQDTNHHSTEKPLIQCYKCGEPCKGEVLRVQNKHFHLKCFTCKVCGCDLAQGGFFMKNGEYLCTLDYQRMHGTRCNGCGDFVEGEVVTALGKTYHPACFVCTICKRPFPAGDRVTFNGKDCLCQYCVEPMSPGPKDILGSSNCAGCGRDIKNGQALLALDRQWHLGCFKCKACNKVLTGEYISKDGAPYCEKDYQIHFGVQCEACHQFITGKVLEAGDKHYHPSCARCSRCNQMFTEGEEMYLQGSTVWHPGCKNTTRTEERHRERLLPPSLLFLQKTERQPTRSSSESICSRPGSSIPGSPGHTIYAKVDNEILDYRDLAAIPKVKAIYDIERPDLITYEPMYSTSLDEREERRESVGELHTARRERSPLPDDKSSRNMSPTPPAEGTYDRRERILQRSTSQGSIGSPVYNRHGYTPTLSRSPQHFHRPDQGINIYRKPPIYKQHVPIGSEGRRRSREDEEEEALKRKQLQEEHLNKIQSGLGKLILKEEMEKQQIRERHARSLSAQRYDPKQSNCDADPTSPTKTNSLPGYGRNGLHRPQSTDFTQYNSYSDMCGGGREFQVCLSSAFSHGMLPPLASYICLLLGCKRYFALNAHRQLLLLACVTV
- the LOC109632351 gene encoding actin-binding LIM protein 1 isoform X10 translates to MPTLPNLNSLGKLCSSSRSQNVDRVRVKRKSSVKRMSIIEDGHVAEVLYLIPKLYMEQLPYLDPNDYYLSERLNDVATVAHAQDTNHHSTEKPLIQCYKCGEPCKGEVLRVQNKHFHLKCFTCKVCGCDLAQGGFFMKNGEYLCTLDYQRMHGTRCNGCGDFVEGEVVTALGKTYHPACFVCTICKRPFPAGDRVTFNGKDCLCQYCVEPMSPGPKDILGSSNCAGCGRDIKNGQALLALDRQWHLGCFKCKACNKVLTGEYISKDGAPYCEKDYQIHFGVQCEACHQFITGKVLEAGDKHYHPSCARCSRCNQMFTEGEEMYLQGSTVWHPGCKNTTRTEERHRERPTRSSSESICSRPGSSIPGSPGHTIYAKVDNEILDYRDLAAIPKVKAIYDIERPDLITYEPMYSTSLDEREERRESVGELHTARRERSPLPDDKSSRNMSPTPPAEGTYDRRERILQRSTSQGSIGSPVYNRHGYTPTLSRSPQHFHRPDQGINIYRKPPIYKQHDTAAIALQSKSADDIIRSATFPAAHAPSPDDSSRSEGDRWPYSLTVLVPIGSEGRRRSREDEEEEALKRKQLQEEHLNKIQSGLGKLILKEEMEKQQIRERHARSLSAQRYDPKQSNCDADPTSPTKTNSLPGYGRNGLHRPQSTDFTQYNSYSDMCGGGREFQVCLSSAFSHGMLPPLASYICLLLGCKRYFALNAHRQLLLLACVTV
- the LOC109632351 gene encoding actin-binding LIM protein 1 isoform X12, with amino-acid sequence MPTLPNLNSLGKLCSSSRSQNVDRVRVKRKSSVKRMSIIEDGHVAEVLYLIPKLYMEQLPYLDPNDYYLSERLNDVATVAHAQDTNHHSTEKPLIQCYKCGEPCKGEVLRVQNKHFHLKCFTCKVCGCDLAQGGFFMKNGEYLCTLDYQRMHGTRCNGCGDFVEGEVVTALGKTYHPACFVCTICKRPFPAGDRVTFNGKDCLCQYCVEPMSPGPKDILGSSNCAGCGRDIKNGQALLALDRQWHLGCFKCKACNKVLTGEYISKDGAPYCEKDYQIHFGVQCEACHQFITGKVLEAGDKHYHPSCARCSRCNQMFTEGEEMYLQGSTVWHPGCKNTTRTEERHRERPTRSSSESICSRPGSSIPGSPGHTIYAKVDNEILDYRDLAAIPKVKAIYDIERPDLITYEPMYSTSLDEREERRESVGELHTARRERSPLPDDKSSRNMSPTPPAEGTYDRRERILQRSTSQGSIGSPVYNRHGYTPTLSRSPQHFHRPDQGINIYRKPPIYKQHVPIGSEGRRRSREDEEEEALKRKQLQEEHLNKIQSGLGKLILKEEMEKQQIRERHARSLSAQRYDPKQSNCDADPTSPTKTNSLPGYGRNGLHRPQSTDFTQYNSYSDMCGGGREFQVCLSSAFSHGMLPPLASYICLLLGCKRYFALNAHRQLLLLACVTV